The sequence below is a genomic window from Microcebus murinus isolate Inina chromosome 4, M.murinus_Inina_mat1.0, whole genome shotgun sequence.
CTGGtttgaaactatttaaaatttttaaaaattatgttaaaacatacataacataaaatataccatttaactgttgttaagtgtacagttcaatggcactaagtacattcacagtgttgtccAAACATCACCACTGTCCATTCCCAAAACCTTGTCATCAtccagaaactctgtacccatgaaATAGTAACTTCCCATTCTTCTTTCCCCCAGTTCCTGGTAACTATTGTTCTACTtatgtctctatgaatttgactattttggGTACCTCATAGAAGTGAAATCATACGATATCTgtccttttgcatctggcttattTCCTTTAGCACAATGGcctcaagattcattcatgttgtagcatgtataagaatttcattcctttttaaagctgaataatattccattgtatgtatacaccaaattttgtttatccaAAATTCATCTATCattagacatttaggttgtttctacctcttgactatttgtgaataatgctgctatgaacatagatatataaatatcttttcaggactctgctttcagttcttttggatatataccctgaggtagaattgctgggtcatatggccaATCTGTGTTTAGTTTGAGGAATCATCCtatgttttccacagtggctgcaccattttgcattcccaccaacaatgcataggagttccagtttctctacatcctcaccaacacttgttattttctgttgttttgttttaaatagtagCCATCTTAATGGGTgtgtggtggtatctcattgtggttttgatttgcatttctccaatggctaatgatgttgagcatcttttaatgtgcttattggccatttgtatatcttctttggagaaaagtctattcaagtcctttgtacatttttgaattggactatttttgttgttgggttgtaattctttatatattctgcatattaaTTCCTTATTGAATATGTGACTGGCAAACAttgtctctcattctgtgggttgttttttcactctcttgatagtgtcctttacataaaatttgaagctattttttaaaattgggaaatacAGAGACTGCCAAATAGCAGGTGTAGCTACAAGTAAAAAATGTTGTTATTGCTAGTATTTCATGTCTACTGATGGTAAATGTTTAGGAGGAGAAGTCACAAGAAAATAGTGAGTGGGGCTAGAACTAGCCTGGAATTCCATGTTATTGCAATTCACTTTCCATGTTATTAATTCCTTGTCCCATTTAGCAGGGAAGATGAAGATGAACGGATGACATAATGTGGGGACACAGCAAACCAAAAGCCCTAACCTGAAACTAACCTTGATACCAGAAGAGAAGTTCTGACCAGAGAAGCTCCAAACAGAACTTCAGTAGTGACATGAGAGTAATTGTGGAGTTGTTCTTTGGGTGATAGTAGAGTAGACAGAAGAAAAATGCCTTTCCACATCCTTAGGCTAAATTCTAATAGCTCGTGGAACTCATAGGCAAGGCAATTTATTAAACTATCTCCTTTAGACTTTGAGGATTGTGGTCCCACTGAGGTCTAGATCTCAACTTCAAGGAGTGAGGAATGGATGTACTACAAATGCTTAGATAAAAGGATATTAGTCCCAATCCACGCCAGTAAACAAGGAAACTCAGAGCCTTTCTCTGTTTCAGGAAGCCCTTTTTGACCATAGCAGGGCCTCTGGGGTTGCTTAACACTGAGTCCAGAAACTAATCATATCTTTTGTTGAATGGAATCATCCATGGAGTTCCCATCTATTAATACATGGAGTTTTATACAATGGGAAAATGGTTAAAGTTAATGCCTTGGTTGGCAAAAACTGGGACCCTAGAAATGGGAATGGGACTATCTGTGAAGAGCCAGAGATGAGGATATCTGTCACCTGGGTTCTCCCTAAACATTTTTCACTGTTCTGTATGTCACTGACTGGACAAATCTGACAGATCTTAAAGAGGAAACGTGCCATAGGAGAAGGAAATACGGAGCCTGAGCTGGCCACTCAGGCCACAAAGAGGAATACCTAGGACTATATTTTGTGAGAGTGGTGGCAGTGGGAACAGTATACTACTATTAGGAGAAACTTGTCTACTTAGCCACCCAGGGTCATGGACAGGGAAGCTATACTGTGCTGAGAACTAAAAGAACTATGACGTTTTTTGCCCAAACAGGTGTGCTAAGGGACACCCCTTGCCTGAGCGTAAGTTGATGAGGGGCCTGCTCTGCTCTTGGACACCACGAGGTCTAGATAGCAGAGGCAAATAGCTTTTGTGGCTGGCATTGGATATCGGTGGTGGATGAATGAATTTTCAAGCAACAAGGATTGAGATAGTGGCAGCTTCAGAGTTTTTCCTTCTATAGGTGTTTCTAGCTAAGCTGCTATTTCAACAAAAAGGGCAAGAAATGTGCCAGCAATGCTAGAGATTTTCAGAAATATTGGAAAAAAGATTTCCAAGGGAAAAGACTAAATTTCTTGCTAGTCAGTTCCTTGGAGTCTCTGAGaatcaaaattatttgaattaatgGTAATGTGACAACAACTGTACTCACGGCCTTGTGAAATTTGGGATTCATGGCTTAAAAACTGCATCGAAAAATCCTATTCAATTTGTctatgaattaagaaaaaataccatTATTTGATTACAATAGAGGAATATCTAGGACTATATTTTGAGAACTGTTGTGCTAACTGGCTGCCTGAATTTTCCACATTTCCCTCTATGTTGATGTTAATGAGAGAAGATCAAGTTACCCCTTTGAATCAGGGTTTCCTGGCATTCTTTGGTTCCTGGGAGCATGCCATCTTGGTGATGGCTGCTTTGACATCCTTGTTCCTCAGTGTGTAGATGAGAGGGTTGAGAACAGGTGTGAGAATGGCATATACCACATTGCCTATGATGTGGAAATCGAGGGGCAGGTCAGCCCTGTAGGCCACATAGGCGATGGCAATGGATGAGTAGTAGGTGCCCACCACCAGGAGGTGGGAgctgcaggtggagaaggctttgGACCGTCCTTCTCGGGAGCTGATGCGAAGCACCGAGGCCAGGATGCGGGCGTAGGAGAGGAGCAccaggagaagggggaggaaggacaCCACCATGGCAATGCAGAAGCCCATGAAGGTCTGGGCAGTGGTGTCAGAGCAAGAAGCCTGGACCACAGCCAGGTGGTCACAGAAGCAGTGGTAGACCTGGGCCACAGGACCAAATGCCATCTGGGAGGTCTGTACCACTGCTGggatgggcaggaggagggcagtgAGCCAGGCACTGGCCGCCAGCATTGCATTGGTCTGTGGGGTCATGAGGACAGGGTAGTGCAGTGGGCGGCAGATAgccacatagcggtcataggccatgacCACCAGGATGAAGGCTTCAGAACAGGAGAAGCTGTGGAACAGGTACATCTGCAGGAAGCATGCAGGGAAGCTGATGAAGTGGTCTCCCAGCAGGAATAGGGACAGCATCGTGGGGACAGTAGTTGTGGTGAAAAGGATGTCCAAGGTGGAGAGGTTGatcaggaagaagtacatgggctTGTGGAGACTGGGCTCTGCCACCACAGCCACCAGGATCAGGGCATTACCCACCAGGATGAGCAGGTagaggaggagaaagacaaagaagatgggaaggaagagggaTTTGGGCAGAGAGGGGATGCCCATGAGGTAGAAGGTGGTGGAAGAGTCCACTGATCCATTACAGCCTGTGGTCTCCATGGCGGGTCAGAGCTGGATGCTCCGGAGCCGGGAACTTCTGGGAACCTGGCCCATCTGGAAGCCAGAACAACCAGAGATTCTGGaatgataattatataatgatcacTGTAAAATTAATGTAACCACATTTATCTGCAACCAACTCTCTAGATGATAGGTTCCATCCTATTCCCAAATTTTTCATCCTATCCCAGaattccctctttcctttttaacTGCAGTATGTAAAAAGTACCTATAGTATACAAACCATGTGTTATTATTTTCTGGGTATACAGTAGACAAGTTGATGGGGCTGAAATTCTAGTGGTAAAGAAAGGTATTAAGGAATGAAtcacataattatttaattataattgtgtTATGTGCTTTGTAGAACTTCTCCTGGTCCTCTTTTTCCATGATCCTTGTGGGAATATCAGATCTCTTAAACAAGGACCCTAAGTTCCTTCCTTTTTTGGCATTtgctttaagttaaaaaaaaatggcatcttTGTCACCACATTGAATAGGGAGGGCTGATTTCTGCAACATGCTGTCTTCCCATGATAATTACTAACCAGGGAATAGCTCCTATCTCTCTTGTTTGCTTCATGCAGTGGTTCTATTGTCCCCAGATAAGTGAGTACTCTGTCTGGTCACTGAGTGTGGGGCTCTTTGTCATGTTACAGTGAAGGGAGGGACATTGAAAATGCTCTTGGTGGGAAAAGTCATTCCTGATTGGGGTTCTGATGATGGCTTCTTCCCTAGCCAGGCAACCACAGAGAACCCAGGCCGGACTGTGTAATTCTGCTGAACCTCCTCCCCACTGGCTGCTACAGCTCAGCAGGTGTTCCTGTGTGACCACTGCATGCTGGCTACCCAAGAGGTTTCTTTTATCCCTGGTCAAAAGGTGTCATGGTGACCTGGGAAGACTTGGGAGGCATTATTGGTAGAGAAGAACTGGAGCTCCGCTTGCAGTAGCTCCTCCAAGGCAAAAGCACCTCTCCCAGAAATGAGCATTTCAACCCACAGACCTGGAGATTTTGAGCTGAAGGAAAGTACTGACTCGCCCTTGTACTTTAGGCTTGTCCCTTGGTCTAAGTGACTCCTAGGTCCAGCCCTTGTTGACATTTGTGTTACTGCCTCCTTAATCCTAATGATTCCACGAGCAGTTTCCCCTTATTTTCCTAGAGTCACTTCTGAGTTCCCACTCTTCTAGCAAAACATCTCTCACACATAAACCTGCCaatggaaaaactggaaaaacttaaaatatttttaagtccaACCTATTTACCCCCCTTAGGCCCAAGACTGTGCACAGAAAGGGCACGGGCTTTGCCAGGTGCCACAGCCGCCTGGCTGCAGAGccaggagctctgtgccaggtgtTAGATTCCTAGGACAGGGctctttattcatatttcctgGAGAATCCAGAAGTTCAAGTTTTTAAGGAGGAAATATTAAGGCAAAGATGtctatttctactttcattttttcACTTGATAACATTGGATAAAACTAAACTTCATGTTTTTCTCTGGGTCTGTCTATAGAATGTACAAAATTGGTGTCTGGCAATGTGAATGCTCCTTCAATACCATGTCCCAGTGCCTAGCAAGAGAGTGAACCTGCCTTGGCCCAGGTTGAGAGGGTTATCCCTCAGTTAGCCAAAACCCCATCCTAACAGATTGGGTGGCCAGGTTTTCCTCACCTGTCAAAACCGTAGGTTTGTAACCCAAAGGGATGCAAAACACACCACCCTGGGCATTGTTGCCCTCAGCGAGCCAGTCATGGCTGATGGTCCCAGGTTAAGCTGAGTTGTGGGTTTCAAGGACAGAAACTCAGATGGTCAAAGCCAGAAGGGCCCTAGGAGCCCACCAATTCCAgttgcctctcctcctccctcctctgcccacggCTTTGCAGATGGAGACACGGATGCTGAGACCGCAGCGGAGAGGTGGTGGCCTGTGACTTTGCACAGCCGGGCGGTGCTGCACCGTCCAGCAGGCAGGCCAGGCTCGGGTCACCCGCAAAGCAAGACACCAAAAATACTTCAGGAAAGAATTTAACTGTTGCTACTTCAAAGCACCATTCAACTGGCTCATCACAGGAAATACTAGAATTTGGCAGGACTTTCTTACACTGATTTTACAGAttaaaattcttgttttattttcgaTGATATGCAACTTCTATGTCATGCAGTCCTGTGCTTACAGCCAAAAGGACACTGTTTCTCAGAGCACAGAACTTGCCCCAGCGGATATTCCCTGTCATCTAGTTACAGTGCTGGTGGGGGAGAGAGGACAGAAAACCTGTCACCCCAATGTCCAGCCTGCATGCTATGCACGTCCCTCCCTTCATCACACACCTCTGCCAGTGGGTGGTTACACCCCTTCAACTgacaaagaaactgagggtcagagaaggaCAGGTCCTTGTCCAAGGCCCTGGCTGGCAAGGGGTGAGAGCAGAGCCCACCTGCTGCCAGGGACTGAGCCCCACCTGGCAACCCAGAGTCCTGGCTCCTAGAccagctctgccactccctgCCTGTGGCTTTGGGTCTCTGAGCCATGGATTTCTCATCTGTACAGTTATGagttggagaaaaaaatctctgaggGGTTTCCAGTTCAACGAGCCATTTTCTGAGTGTCCCCTCCAAGTGTGGCAGAGCAGGGCGTGCAGAGACAGGTGTCACCAGGTCCAGCCCCTCCCGGACAGGGCGAGGGCGCTGCCGCTGAGTGAGCACTTGCTGCAAACCAGGCTCTTCACCTTCGTCATATCACAGGTACCTGAGCATGTAAGTGTGTGGACTCAGGAGTCCATCCCTGTCCTGgctccagctgtgtgaccttgagcaagtcagtttccctctctgagcctaaCCTCCTCATTTATGACCCCATAGCGTTTTCTTTATGCAGAGAATGCTTAGACACACTTACACAGAGCCTGGAGCATGGAAGAGCTCAAGGTTTGCTCGTGTTTCCTATGGTTCCTGCTGTCATCAGCTTCGTCTTCCCATGGGAAGGCCTTGGCCAAGCTGATTTGGATCCCATCTGCGAGTGTGTCCCATTGATCAGGCCTGCCAGGATGTCCTGCAAAAGGTCTCACAGCCCACGCATGCAGCTGGGTGCCTGCCTCTGTACTCACCCAATCTGCCTTCCTGATCTCTGGCCCAGGTGTGTAGTCCCTGGGCTCCCTGTCTCCCCATCCCAGCTTGCTCTGCCTATCTCCGGGCACTCCATCTCTAGCAATGCTCACCTGTTGAGCCTGGCGCACACGGTGTCTCCTGTGGTTCTTCATGTGAGGCCTGGGTGGAGGCGGCAGTCAGGGGCTGAGCGGTGGCCCATTAAACACTCAGGCTCCTCCTTTCAGACAGGCCCCCTGGGTACTTCCCCTCGAGATGATGCtccatgggccaccacgcccaccaTCCCTCAGGGATCAACTTCCTGGCATCTCCTAGACTGTAATGAGAAGGGTGCAGGATTTGTCCCTGAGCTTTGCAGATAATGAGAAGATCATCACCAACAGCCCTCAAGGGCCCAGAACTTTACACCAATGGTGTAACCTTCATTCTCATCAATTCCCTCTCATCCTTGCAACACCAGAGAACACAGGAAGTAACAACAGGGTGCACATGAAggccaaaagaaggaaaatgaggtCCACAAAAGGAAGTAACTCGTGCATATTAGCACTGGTGGCTAGAGGCAGAGCTGGAATCTAGACTCAGGGCTCTATTCCTTGCCTGGAGCCTTGGCTGCAGCAACAGGATTATGTAGTGACCAAGAGCATGGGGTCTGGGGCTATTAACTAGCCACAACCTGGTTTTCTGGTTTCCTCTTTCAAATCAGATATATTGGTTGTGCTCTTATTTGCCTGTTGATTCAGTGGCAAGGGAAGACCCAAAAGTTGAGGAGGCAAACTCAGCTTCCAGGTCAATGAAATGATGACTCCACACCAGTATATGCCTTCCAGTCTTAGGAACTACAACGTATAAACCAGCATAATCTACAGTTGAGGAGAAGGAAGTGCGTATTTTGGAACAGAGTCCTTCAGAGTAGTTAGAGGAGGCATTCCCCTTTCCTACCTTGGTCCCCAGACCTGTGTATTCTGGCCAGACAGGACCCTGCTCTTTATGTTGGTTGCTGGGTAAGAGTATGTATTTCAACTTGTAAGGCAACACCCAAACCCTGCAAGGTGTTGCTATCCAGACAGCACCTCAAACTCAGTCTTCAACAGGTTGTTCCTCCCTTCTGCCAGGATACCTGATTCTGAGTAGTGGGGTACATTGTAAAACCAACAAATCCTATGGGCATGAGaatacttcactttttttttttttttttgctacaaaaGCAAGGGAAGGTCATATATGATATCATCATGAGGAATGAGGCACTTACTATATCCATATAAGGTGGTACTGGGAGAAACACTGTTTACAGGGAAGGCAAATTTATGCCCAGAATAGGTTTCTATTCCAATTAAGACAAACTGCTGCCCCCCTCATTGATAGAAGGAATCAGTGTAATCAACCTGCCACCTGTAGCTGGCCACTTTCCCTGGGCAATGGTTCATACCATGGGCTCGGTGTTGGTCTTTGTTGCTGGCATATTGGTACTTAGCAGAAGCTAAGTCAGATCAGCCTTGATGAACCCAAGCATGACCTCCACCCATGCCactgtggccttttttttttgtaaatctattGAGCAAACACTGAGTGGCTGCGAAGAGGCTGACTGATACTCATAGGATGGACCATCTTGTCTACCTGGTTTTGCCTACTCTTGCTGATTTTGGAGAACTTTCTCTACCATGGATATACCTTTTGGCAAATAGTCACATGGGACACAAATATCTTCACAATTTGTGCCCATTCTGAGAGGTTTATCACCTTAACTAGACTTCCTTTTCACCATTCCTCTTGTTCTTTCTAAGTACCTGATCATTAGCTATTGCCCATAATCAGATATAGATCTatacctcttctttttttttttttttttgagacagagtctcactctgcagcctgggctagagtgccatggtgtcagcctagctcacagtaacctcaaactcctgggctcaagtgatcctcctgcctcagccttccaagtagctgggactacaggcatgtgccaccatgcctggctaattttttccatatgtttttttttttttatatatatatttttttatttcggcatattatggaggtacagattttaaggtttcaataaatgcccatttctcccccctccccccaaaagtctgagtctccatcatgaccatcccccagagggtgcacatctcactcattatgtatgtatatacccgcccccctcccccctcccacctgcccaataccctattactgtagtacctatgtgtccacttaggtgctactcagttaataccagtttgctggagaatatatctggtgcttgtttttccattcttgggatactttgcttagtagtatgggttccagctctaaccaggaaaatataagatgtgctatatcaccattgtttcttagagctgaatagtactccatggtatacatataccacattttattaatccattcttggattgatgggcacttgggctgtttccacagccttgcaattatgaattgtgctgctataaacattcgagtgcaggtgtcttttttgtagagtgttattggatcatttgggtagatgcccagcaacgggattgctggatcaaatggtagattcacttgtatcgctttaaggtatctccatattgctttccacagaggttgaactagtttgcagtcccaccagcagtgtaggagtgttcctctctctccgcaaccacaccggcatttattgtttggagattttttgataaaggccattctcactggggttaagtgatatctcattgtggttttgatttgcatttccctgatgattagagatgttgagcatttcttcatatgtttgttggccattcttctgtcttctttagaaacatttctgttcaagtcctttgcccactttttaatggggttatttgattttttcttcctaattttcatgagttctaagtatattctagttatcagtcccttatcggatgcataggatgcaaaaattttctcccattctgtaggttgtctgtttacttttatgactatttctttggctgtgcagaagctttgtagtttgatcatgtcccatttatttatttttgttgctgctgtgattgcctttggggacttcttcataaactctttgcccaggctgatgtctaggagagtgtttccaactttttcctctagagttctaatagtttcataccttaggtttaagtctgttatccagcgtgagttggtttttgtgagaggtgaaaggtgtgggtcctgttttagccttctacaggtggctatccagttttcccagcaccgtttattaaagagggattcttttccccagtgtatgtttttgtctgctttgtcaaagattagatggctatatgaggatggttttatatcaggattctcacatctgttccactggtcaatattcctatt
It includes:
- the LOC105860274 gene encoding olfactory receptor 2AT4-like, whose translation is METTGCNGSVDSSTTFYLMGIPSLPKSLFLPIFFVFLLLYLLILVGNALILVAVVAEPSLHKPMYFFLINLSTLDILFTTTTVPTMLSLFLLGDHFISFPACFLQMYLFHSFSCSEAFILVVMAYDRYVAICRPLHYPVLMTPQTNAMLAASAWLTALLLPIPAVVQTSQMAFGPVAQVYHCFCDHLAVVQASCSDTTAQTFMGFCIAMVVSFLPLLLVLLSYARILASVLRISSREGRSKAFSTCSSHLLVVGTYYSSIAIAYVAYRADLPLDFHIIGNVVYAILTPVLNPLIYTLRNKDVKAAITKMACSQEPKNARKP